The following proteins come from a genomic window of Kocuria palustris:
- a CDS encoding AAA family ATPase: MTAGSGEPTPSQKVENADDDGMIRIRGAHLHNLRDVDVEIPRERLVAFTGISGSGKSSLAFGTLHGEAQRRYLESVAPFARRLIAGAVDPQVRSVDGLPPTVAMGQQRGGGTARSSVATITALSNTIRLLYSRAGEYPQGMELGPRGRLDSDAFSPNTPTGMCPVCHGLGVQHVPTEESMVPDPSLSIADGAIASWPGAWNGKNLRDICRELGIDIDLPWRELPEQTRQWVLFTDEHPVVTVHPVRGAHQVQREYQGTFSSAASLLMRTLAETGSASMRARALRFVESRPCPECDGRRLTRAALSVTWAGDPIDRLQARPLDELLQLLEDRRAELDRRAENGQRLGPGEEAEHLLLQDGCSTLRSVVDLGLGHLSLDRSSLSISPGEMQRLRLAVQLRSGLFGVVYVLDEPSAGLHPSEARQLMAVLRRLVGAGSSVCLVEHDMELVRGCDWVVDVGPGAGTQGGRILHSGPVDQLQDVAESATGRFLRASTPPEQIRGGPVRVSEQRLRLRGVRRNTLDGIDAEFPIGALTALTGVSGSGKSSLLDALGDATAQHLEGSGVVDLEAGDPEETGEGSGSEQQRRPGTTVAAAEGLEEVRRLVRITQKPIGRTPRSDLATYTGLFDHVRALFADTPEARSRGWKAGRFSFNTTPGRCPHCQGQGQVEVELVFLPGSWTVCPVCHGTRYDDETLSVRWEGRTIAEILELTVAEALAVFAKEPSDQETAHQQRSASQRRRVDAIRRPLEALGALGLGYLRLGQPATELSGGEAQRIKLASELHRTGRSRTLYLLDEPSTGLHPADAERLLRVLHDLARDGATVVMAEHRPEAIRTADHVIDLGPGAGRRGGTVVAAGTPEEVAADPDSVTGPWLRG; the protein is encoded by the coding sequence ATGACCGCCGGTTCCGGGGAGCCGACCCCGTCTCAGAAGGTCGAGAACGCCGACGACGACGGCATGATCCGCATCCGCGGCGCCCACCTGCACAACCTGCGCGATGTCGATGTCGAGATCCCGCGCGAGCGGCTCGTGGCGTTCACGGGAATCTCCGGCTCCGGGAAGTCCTCGCTGGCCTTCGGCACCCTGCACGGCGAAGCCCAGCGCCGCTATCTCGAATCGGTGGCCCCGTTCGCCCGTCGACTGATCGCCGGTGCCGTCGATCCCCAGGTCCGCTCGGTCGATGGTCTTCCGCCGACCGTCGCCATGGGCCAGCAGCGCGGAGGCGGCACCGCCCGGTCCTCGGTGGCGACCATCACGGCGCTGTCGAACACGATCCGGCTGCTGTACTCGCGGGCAGGGGAGTATCCCCAGGGGATGGAGCTGGGCCCGCGCGGTCGGCTGGACTCCGACGCCTTCTCCCCGAACACCCCGACGGGCATGTGCCCGGTGTGCCACGGCCTGGGCGTGCAGCACGTGCCGACCGAGGAGTCGATGGTCCCGGATCCGAGCCTGAGCATCGCCGACGGCGCGATCGCGTCGTGGCCCGGCGCCTGGAACGGCAAGAACCTGCGCGACATCTGCCGCGAGCTCGGCATCGACATCGACCTGCCGTGGCGCGAGCTTCCCGAGCAGACCCGGCAGTGGGTGCTGTTCACGGACGAGCACCCCGTCGTGACCGTCCATCCCGTGCGCGGAGCCCATCAGGTCCAGCGCGAGTACCAGGGGACGTTCTCCTCGGCGGCCTCCCTGCTGATGCGCACGCTGGCCGAGACCGGCAGCGCGAGCATGCGCGCCCGCGCGCTGCGCTTCGTGGAGTCCCGCCCGTGCCCCGAGTGCGACGGCCGCCGCCTCACCCGGGCCGCGCTGTCCGTGACCTGGGCCGGCGATCCGATCGACCGGCTGCAGGCCCGACCCCTGGACGAGCTGCTGCAGCTGCTCGAGGACAGGCGCGCGGAGCTGGACCGCCGTGCTGAGAACGGCCAGCGGCTGGGTCCCGGCGAGGAGGCCGAGCATCTGCTGCTCCAGGACGGCTGCTCGACCCTGCGCTCGGTCGTGGACCTGGGCCTCGGGCATCTGAGCCTGGATCGCAGCAGCCTCAGCATCTCCCCCGGCGAGATGCAGCGCCTGCGCCTGGCGGTGCAGCTGCGCTCGGGGCTCTTCGGGGTGGTCTACGTCCTGGACGAACCCTCGGCGGGGCTGCACCCGTCGGAGGCGCGTCAGCTCATGGCGGTGCTGCGCCGCCTCGTGGGCGCGGGCAGCAGCGTGTGCCTGGTCGAGCACGACATGGAGCTCGTGCGCGGCTGCGACTGGGTGGTCGACGTCGGCCCCGGCGCGGGCACCCAGGGCGGACGCATCCTGCACTCCGGTCCCGTCGACCAGCTCCAGGACGTCGCGGAATCGGCCACGGGCCGCTTCCTGCGCGCCTCGACGCCGCCGGAGCAGATCCGCGGCGGCCCCGTGCGGGTGAGCGAGCAGCGCCTGCGCCTGCGGGGCGTGCGCCGCAACACCCTCGACGGCATCGACGCCGAGTTCCCGATCGGGGCGCTGACCGCGCTGACGGGCGTCTCCGGCTCGGGCAAGTCCTCGCTGCTGGATGCGCTGGGGGATGCGACGGCGCAGCATCTGGAGGGCTCCGGCGTGGTGGACCTCGAGGCCGGCGACCCGGAGGAGACCGGCGAGGGCTCTGGGTCCGAGCAGCAGCGCCGTCCGGGCACCACCGTCGCGGCCGCGGAGGGCCTGGAGGAGGTGCGCCGCCTGGTGCGGATCACCCAGAAGCCGATCGGACGGACACCGCGCTCCGACCTGGCGACCTACACGGGGCTCTTCGATCACGTGCGCGCGCTGTTCGCCGACACCCCGGAGGCCCGCTCCCGCGGCTGGAAGGCCGGGCGGTTCTCCTTCAACACGACCCCCGGGCGCTGCCCGCACTGCCAGGGGCAGGGCCAGGTGGAGGTCGAGCTGGTCTTCCTGCCCGGCTCCTGGACCGTCTGCCCGGTCTGCCACGGGACCCGCTACGACGACGAGACCCTCTCAGTGCGCTGGGAGGGGAGGACGATCGCCGAGATCCTGGAGCTCACGGTCGCCGAGGCGCTCGCCGTCTTCGCGAAGGAGCCGTCCGACCAGGAGACCGCGCATCAGCAGCGCTCGGCCTCCCAGCGCCGCCGGGTCGATGCGATCCGCAGGCCCCTGGAGGCACTCGGGGCGCTGGGACTCGGCTACCTGCGACTGGGCCAGCCGGCGACCGAGCTCTCCGGCGGAGAGGCCCAGCGGATCAAGCTCGCCTCCGAGCTGCACCGCACCGGTCGCAGCCGGACGCTCTACCTGCTCGACGAGCCCAGCACGGGGCTGCATCCGGCCGATGCCGAGCGACTGCTGCGGGTGCTGCACGACCTCGCCCGCGACGGGGCGACCGTCGTGATGGCCGAGCATCGCCCGGAGGCGATCCGCACGGCCGACCATGTCATCGATCTGGGCCCGGGCGCCGGGCGCCGCGGCGGGACCGTCGTGGCGGCAGGCACTCCGGAGGAGGTCGCCGCCGATCCCGACTCGGTCACGGGTCCCTGGCTGCGCGGCTGA
- the manA gene encoding mannose-6-phosphate isomerase, class I → MPQLFEMIDPVQHYSWGSRSVLAQMQGRSSPSEQPEAELWIGAHRSAPSQLVLQAGPQPLNELLLEEPERFVRDGAQVVADDGSLPFLLKILAIEAPLSIQVHPSIAQAREGFEREEAAGIAIDAAHRSYKDRSDKPETVVALSRLQILTGMRDRAELGLLAEALDQQWLREALEYPEPVLRTVLSLPEDRAQAALAALEAAVRSLPADDELGSVLTYIARSHPGDRGLLVALCMNHFVLEPGESMFTSAGQVHAYLQGTAVEIMACSDNVLRAGLTPKHVDVDELLRVVTDDQDPGVPQEVLTGPDGLRRIPLWEDRLSLVSGEVEPGRELEVDPSTCTVLCVDGSVTIGAPGAEKMEVGSGHSAWVRADGEPVVVSGHGTFWAVELRA, encoded by the coding sequence ATGCCCCAGCTCTTCGAGATGATCGACCCCGTCCAGCACTACTCCTGGGGCTCGCGCTCGGTCCTGGCGCAGATGCAGGGGCGGTCCTCGCCCTCGGAGCAGCCGGAGGCCGAGCTGTGGATCGGCGCCCACCGCTCGGCACCCTCGCAGCTCGTGCTCCAGGCCGGCCCGCAGCCCCTCAACGAGCTGCTCCTGGAGGAGCCCGAGCGCTTCGTGCGCGACGGCGCCCAGGTCGTGGCCGACGACGGATCCCTGCCCTTCCTGCTCAAGATCCTGGCGATCGAGGCCCCGCTGTCGATCCAGGTCCACCCCTCGATCGCGCAGGCCCGGGAGGGGTTCGAGCGCGAGGAGGCCGCCGGGATCGCGATCGATGCGGCGCATCGCAGCTACAAGGACCGCAGCGACAAGCCGGAGACCGTGGTGGCGCTGTCGCGGCTGCAGATCCTCACGGGCATGCGAGATCGCGCCGAGCTCGGTCTGCTGGCCGAGGCGCTGGACCAGCAGTGGCTGCGCGAGGCGCTCGAGTACCCCGAGCCCGTCCTGCGCACCGTGCTGAGCCTTCCGGAGGACCGGGCGCAGGCGGCTCTGGCCGCTCTGGAGGCGGCGGTCCGCAGCCTGCCCGCCGACGATGAGCTGGGCTCCGTGCTGACCTACATCGCCCGCTCGCACCCCGGTGATCGCGGCCTGCTGGTGGCCCTGTGCATGAATCACTTCGTGCTCGAGCCCGGGGAGTCCATGTTCACCTCCGCAGGCCAGGTCCACGCCTATCTGCAGGGCACGGCCGTGGAGATCATGGCCTGCTCGGACAACGTGCTGCGCGCGGGGCTGACCCCCAAGCACGTCGACGTCGACGAGCTGCTGCGGGTCGTGACCGATGACCAGGACCCCGGAGTGCCGCAGGAGGTCCTGACGGGTCCCGACGGCTTGCGCCGCATCCCGCTGTGGGAGGACCGCCTGAGCCTCGTCTCGGGAGAGGTCGAGCCCGGGCGGGAGCTCGAGGTCGATCCCAGCACCTGCACGGTCCTGTGCGTCGACGGCTCCGTGACGATCGGCGCCCCGGGGGCCGAGAAGATGGAGGTCGGCTCCGGGCACTCGGCCTGGGTCCGAGCCGACGGCGAGCCGGTCGTCGTGAGCGGGCACGGCACCTTCTGGGCCGTGGAGCTGCGGGCATGA
- a CDS encoding phosphomannomutase/phosphoglucomutase, whose product MTIDLSQSFKAYDVRGIVGETITAETVRATGAAFVDVLELAGRTVLVGGDMRPSSPEFIDAFAEGATARGADVVKIGLISTDELYFACGVLDAAGVTFTASHNPAQYNGMKMALPGAVPVSSETGLYEIRDRAQSYLADGIPPGETRGTISERDVLKDYSEFLRGLVDLRGIRPLKVVVDAGNGMGGLTTPAVLGDTVLEGLPLEIVPLYFELDGTFPNHPANPLEPANLVDLQKAVREHGADIGLAFDGDADRCFVIDENGGAVTPSAIAAIVAEREIARAQASGEQTPVVIYNLITSRAVPELVEARGGRPVRTRVGHSFIKAVMARESAVFGGEHSAHYYFRDFFNADTGMLAAMHVLAALGEQQRPLSELMASYDPYTASGEINSEIEDKAAAVERVRGSFAGEDVEVEDSDGTTFAAADGTWWFNLRPSNTEPFLRLNVEAHDPAVMEQLRDRVLGIVRG is encoded by the coding sequence ATGACCATCGACCTGTCCCAGTCCTTCAAGGCCTATGACGTCCGCGGCATCGTGGGCGAGACCATCACCGCCGAGACCGTGCGCGCGACCGGCGCCGCCTTCGTCGACGTCCTCGAGCTGGCCGGAAGAACGGTGCTGGTCGGCGGCGACATGCGCCCGTCCTCGCCCGAGTTCATCGACGCCTTCGCCGAGGGCGCCACCGCTCGCGGCGCGGACGTCGTGAAGATCGGGCTGATCTCGACCGACGAGCTCTACTTCGCCTGCGGCGTGCTCGATGCCGCCGGCGTGACCTTCACCGCCAGCCACAACCCGGCGCAGTACAACGGCATGAAGATGGCTCTGCCGGGGGCTGTGCCCGTGTCCTCCGAGACCGGGCTCTACGAGATCCGCGACCGCGCCCAGTCCTACCTGGCCGACGGCATTCCGCCAGGCGAGACCCGGGGGACGATCTCCGAGCGCGACGTCCTCAAGGACTACTCCGAGTTCCTGCGCGGACTCGTGGACCTGCGCGGGATCCGCCCGCTGAAGGTCGTCGTGGACGCCGGCAACGGCATGGGCGGGCTCACGACCCCGGCCGTGCTGGGCGACACCGTGCTGGAGGGGCTGCCACTGGAGATCGTGCCGCTGTACTTCGAGCTCGACGGCACCTTCCCCAACCACCCCGCGAACCCCCTCGAGCCCGCGAACCTCGTGGACCTCCAGAAGGCCGTGAGGGAGCACGGGGCGGATATCGGCCTGGCCTTCGACGGCGACGCCGACCGCTGCTTCGTGATCGACGAGAACGGCGGAGCGGTGACCCCGTCGGCGATCGCCGCGATCGTCGCCGAGCGCGAGATCGCCCGGGCGCAGGCCTCCGGCGAGCAGACCCCCGTCGTGATCTACAACCTGATCACCTCCCGCGCCGTCCCCGAGCTGGTGGAGGCGCGGGGCGGGCGCCCGGTGCGCACGCGCGTGGGCCACTCCTTCATCAAGGCCGTGATGGCCCGCGAATCGGCGGTCTTCGGCGGCGAGCACTCGGCCCACTACTACTTCCGCGACTTCTTCAACGCGGACACCGGCATGCTCGCGGCCATGCATGTGCTGGCCGCCCTGGGCGAGCAGCAGCGTCCGCTCTCCGAGCTCATGGCCAGCTACGACCCCTACACCGCCTCCGGTGAGATCAACTCCGAGATCGAGGACAAGGCGGCAGCGGTCGAGCGCGTCCGCGGGTCGTTCGCGGGCGAGGACGTGGAGGTCGAGGACTCCGACGGCACCACCTTCGCCGCCGCCGACGGGACCTGGTGGTTCAACCTGCGCCCGTCGAACACGGAGCCTTTCCTGCGCCTGAACGTCGAGGCGCACGACCCCGCCGTGATGGAGCAGCTGCGCGATCGCGTGCTGGGCATCGTGCGCGGCTGA
- a CDS encoding sugar ABC transporter ATP-binding protein, translating to MSVREFIGAGEGIAEGGLLVHGLAVLEQTGIRLDLDVPVSGLLRAEQALADVLRVLSEDPELVLFDEVVATFNDQEIVAVHAILREMAQRGCGILDVSHRVDEVRSLVDRILVMRDGRIVREHSPREASTGDVVYSMFERRLSEPQRPGEAVEAEEALGVEGLSTESGVADVSFSLRRGEVLGLTGLRRAGIAVLVSALVGVGPGTWSSLRVGGQEVQIDSAQKALSLGIGYLSDSDSEFDAVIEQSLARWPSGCPPNATSSS from the coding sequence ATGAGCGTCCGCGAGTTCATCGGTGCCGGTGAGGGCATCGCCGAAGGCGGCCTGCTGGTGCATGGGCTGGCTGTGCTCGAGCAGACAGGCATCCGCCTCGACCTGGATGTGCCGGTGAGCGGCCTCCTGCGCGCGGAACAGGCCCTGGCCGACGTCCTGCGCGTGCTGTCGGAGGATCCCGAGCTCGTGCTCTTCGACGAGGTCGTGGCCACGTTCAACGACCAGGAGATCGTCGCGGTCCACGCGATCCTGCGCGAGATGGCCCAACGCGGCTGCGGCATCCTCGACGTGTCCCACCGGGTGGACGAGGTCCGCTCTCTCGTGGACCGGATCCTGGTGATGCGCGACGGCCGGATCGTGCGCGAGCACTCGCCGCGCGAAGCCAGCACCGGCGACGTCGTCTACTCGATGTTCGAGCGCCGCCTCTCCGAGCCGCAGCGTCCCGGCGAGGCCGTCGAGGCCGAGGAGGCCCTGGGCGTGGAGGGACTGTCCACCGAATCGGGTGTGGCGGACGTGAGCTTCTCGCTGCGCCGCGGCGAGGTGCTGGGGCTGACCGGCCTGCGCAGGGCGGGCATCGCCGTTCTGGTCTCCGCGCTGGTGGGCGTGGGCCCCGGGACCTGGTCCTCGCTGCGCGTGGGCGGCCAGGAGGTGCAGATCGATTCCGCTCAGAAGGCGCTGTCGCTGGGCATCGGCTACTTGTCGGACTCGGACAGCGAGTTCGACGCCGTGATCGAGCAGTCGCTGGCGCGCTGGCCAAGTGGATGTCCACCGAATGCGACATCCTCATCCTGA
- a CDS encoding phosphoenolpyruvate carboxykinase (GTP) codes for MAQQPTDNTAGLMAETRAALDSPPTTHEGLISWVREIAELTTPDRIHWADGSEQEWKQLTDEMVDHGTLVRLDESQFPNSFAAFSDPDDVARVEERTFICTKSESGAGPTNNWRDPVEMKETLRGRFAGSMKGRTLYVIPFVMGHLDAKQPMFGVEITDSSYVVCSMRIMATIGDDVLRRMEETGSGFVECLHSLGAPLAEGQEDVAWPCNPDKYIVHFPEDRAIWSFGSGYGGNALLGKKCYALRIASAIAHDHGWLAEHMLILKITDPQQNTKFISAAFPSACGKTNFAMLEPTIPGWKAEMVGDDIAWISFKDDQARVINPEAGLFGVAPGTGWSTNPNAMRAVAKGNTIFTNVALTDDGGVWWEGMTDEVPEHLTDWKGLDWTPESGRPAAHPNSRFCTPIKQVDMLAPEYDDPEGVPLDAIVFGGRRKTTVPLVSESFGWEHAVFQGATLSSETTAAAKGAVGVVRRDPMAMLPFIGYNANEYLQHWLNVGERHGEENMPKVFYVNWFRRTPDGGFAWPGFGENSRVVKWIAERIDGRAEGQETPVGIVPTRDDLDLEGLDCDPAAIDRALEVDVHEWEAELPSIDAWFERLGRVPEVLIEQSEGLRARLSDAR; via the coding sequence ATGGCTCAGCAGCCCACCGACAACACCGCCGGACTGATGGCCGAGACCCGGGCCGCCCTGGACTCGCCGCCCACCACCCACGAGGGCCTGATCTCGTGGGTCCGCGAGATCGCCGAGCTCACCACCCCTGATCGCATCCACTGGGCCGACGGCTCGGAGCAGGAGTGGAAGCAGCTCACGGACGAGATGGTCGATCACGGCACTCTCGTGCGCCTGGACGAGTCCCAGTTCCCCAACTCCTTCGCCGCCTTCTCCGACCCGGACGACGTCGCCCGCGTGGAGGAGCGGACCTTCATCTGCACCAAGTCCGAGTCCGGGGCCGGACCCACGAACAACTGGCGCGACCCCGTGGAGATGAAGGAGACCCTGCGCGGTCGCTTCGCCGGCTCCATGAAGGGCCGCACCCTCTACGTCATCCCGTTCGTCATGGGCCACCTCGATGCGAAGCAGCCCATGTTCGGCGTCGAGATCACCGACTCCTCCTACGTGGTGTGCTCCATGCGCATCATGGCGACCATCGGCGACGACGTCCTGCGCCGCATGGAGGAGACGGGCTCCGGGTTCGTCGAGTGCCTGCACTCGCTGGGTGCGCCGCTGGCCGAGGGCCAGGAGGATGTGGCCTGGCCCTGCAATCCGGACAAGTACATCGTCCACTTCCCCGAGGACCGCGCCATCTGGTCCTTCGGCTCCGGCTACGGCGGCAACGCTCTGCTGGGCAAGAAGTGCTACGCCCTGCGCATCGCCTCGGCCATTGCCCACGACCACGGCTGGCTCGCCGAGCACATGCTGATCCTCAAGATCACCGACCCGCAGCAGAACACCAAGTTCATCTCGGCCGCGTTCCCGTCGGCCTGCGGCAAGACGAACTTCGCCATGCTCGAGCCCACGATCCCGGGCTGGAAGGCGGAGATGGTCGGCGACGACATCGCCTGGATCAGCTTCAAGGACGACCAGGCGCGCGTGATCAACCCCGAGGCAGGCCTCTTCGGCGTGGCTCCCGGCACCGGCTGGTCCACCAACCCGAACGCCATGCGAGCGGTCGCCAAGGGCAACACGATCTTCACGAACGTGGCCCTGACCGACGACGGCGGCGTCTGGTGGGAGGGCATGACCGACGAGGTCCCCGAGCACCTGACCGACTGGAAGGGCCTCGACTGGACCCCGGAGTCCGGCCGCCCCGCAGCGCACCCGAACTCGCGGTTCTGCACGCCGATCAAGCAGGTCGACATGCTGGCCCCCGAGTACGACGATCCCGAGGGCGTGCCGCTGGACGCGATCGTCTTCGGCGGGCGCCGCAAGACCACCGTGCCGCTGGTCTCCGAGTCCTTCGGCTGGGAGCACGCCGTCTTCCAGGGCGCCACGCTGTCCTCCGAGACCACCGCCGCCGCCAAGGGCGCGGTGGGCGTGGTGCGCCGCGACCCCATGGCCATGCTCCCGTTCATCGGCTACAACGCGAACGAGTACCTGCAGCACTGGCTCAACGTGGGCGAGCGCCACGGCGAGGAGAACATGCCCAAGGTGTTCTACGTGAACTGGTTCCGCCGCACGCCCGACGGCGGCTTCGCGTGGCCGGGCTTCGGCGAGAACTCGCGCGTGGTCAAGTGGATCGCCGAGCGCATCGACGGACGCGCCGAGGGCCAGGAGACCCCGGTGGGAATCGTCCCCACTCGTGATGACCTGGATCTCGAGGGCCTCGACTGCGATCCGGCCGCGATCGACCGCGCTCTGGAGGTCGACGTCCACGAGTGGGAGGCCGAGCTGCCCAGCATCGACGCATGGTTCGAGCGCCTGGGCCGTGTGCCCGAGGTGCTGATCGAGCAGTCGGAGGGGCTGCGCGCCCGGCTCTCGGACGCCCGCTGA
- a CDS encoding ABC transporter substrate-binding protein, whose protein sequence is MSDSNLSALSRLSFSRRSALAGLTGLGAVALAGCQTGDGGSSDDSSSGGSDERGGFPRTIKHAFGETEIESAPERVATVSWANQDAALALGVVPVGMPTIDFGGNENGSTDWFDDKLEEVGGEAPEQYSETDGIDFEAIAALNPDVILGVYSGLTQEDYDKLSEIAPTVAYPEGTQPFGTSWQDTTRGVGEALGLDDQADDLVSDLEGQLADAVEANSVLSGRTFIYGTVDPEAEDEISIYTSIDNRPRFLSSLEMEQAPVVAEEEGEDPESFFITWSPERADELDSDILISWAMSEDVRQAIESDALLNKIPAVADGKLMLQVDAQETLSVSAISPLSLPWALETVLPQIVATLEGGSADAEASPSA, encoded by the coding sequence GTGTCCGATTCGAATCTCTCCGCGCTCTCCCGCCTCAGCTTCAGCCGGCGCTCGGCACTCGCCGGCCTGACCGGCCTCGGCGCCGTCGCCCTCGCCGGCTGCCAGACCGGCGACGGCGGCTCCTCGGACGACTCCTCGTCCGGCGGCTCCGACGAGCGCGGCGGGTTCCCCCGCACCATCAAGCACGCCTTCGGCGAGACCGAGATCGAGTCGGCCCCCGAGCGCGTGGCCACCGTGTCCTGGGCCAACCAGGATGCCGCGCTGGCGCTGGGCGTGGTCCCGGTCGGCATGCCGACCATCGACTTCGGCGGCAACGAGAACGGCTCGACCGACTGGTTCGACGACAAGCTCGAGGAGGTCGGCGGCGAGGCTCCCGAGCAGTACTCCGAGACCGACGGCATCGACTTCGAGGCCATCGCGGCGCTGAACCCGGATGTCATCCTCGGCGTCTACTCCGGGCTGACGCAGGAGGACTACGACAAGCTCTCCGAGATTGCCCCCACGGTGGCCTACCCGGAGGGCACCCAGCCCTTCGGCACCTCCTGGCAGGACACCACCCGCGGCGTGGGCGAGGCCCTGGGCCTGGACGATCAGGCCGACGACCTCGTCTCGGACCTCGAGGGGCAGCTGGCCGACGCCGTCGAGGCCAACTCGGTGCTCTCGGGCAGGACCTTCATCTACGGCACCGTCGATCCGGAGGCCGAGGACGAGATCTCGATCTACACCTCGATCGACAACCGCCCCCGCTTCCTGTCCTCGCTCGAGATGGAGCAGGCCCCCGTCGTCGCCGAGGAGGAGGGCGAGGACCCGGAGTCGTTCTTCATCACCTGGTCGCCGGAGCGCGCCGATGAGCTGGACTCCGACATCCTGATCTCGTGGGCCATGTCCGAGGACGTGCGTCAGGCCATCGAGTCCGATGCCCTGCTCAACAAGATCCCGGCCGTCGCCGACGGCAAGCTCATGCTGCAGGTCGACGCGCAGGAGACGCTGTCCGTCTCGGCGATCTCCCCGCTGAGCCTCCCCTGGGCCCTGGAGACCGTCCTGCCCCAGATCGTCGCCACCCTCGAGGGCGGCAGCGCGGACGCAGAGGCATCCCCGAGCGCATGA
- a CDS encoding FecCD family ABC transporter permease: MSHAGTSPRVAGAAPWTALVAALVLVAGAGLASLFLGSRSVDPAVVSEVLLRIPGMVMGQDSGASTDIETAVVLSRVPRTLTAILVGAALAVAGAGLQGVSRNPLGDPGLLGLNAGASAGIVIGLGWFGAATSWEMGTASLAGTLVAAALVFGLSQIGGTTPTPVGLTLSGAAVNAGFIALTSAIVLTHSDILDRFRYWNIGSVSRADAADLSAALPLIAVGLGLVVFGSSGLNAMALGDDLAHGLGVDLRLQRLIVFLGVVLLAGSATAAAGPISFVGLLIPHAIRRLVGGDYRWIVVLSLLLGPALLLLADVIGRVIAPPQEVYVGIMTVVLGVPVLLVLLRRGKGVSL; this comes from the coding sequence ATGAGCCATGCCGGCACGAGCCCCCGGGTCGCCGGGGCGGCTCCCTGGACCGCGCTGGTCGCGGCCCTCGTCCTCGTGGCGGGGGCCGGGCTGGCCTCCCTGTTCCTGGGCAGCCGCTCCGTCGACCCGGCGGTCGTGTCGGAGGTCCTCCTGCGCATTCCGGGAATGGTCATGGGCCAGGACTCCGGTGCGAGCACGGACATCGAGACCGCCGTCGTCCTGAGCCGGGTCCCGCGGACGCTGACCGCGATCCTCGTCGGAGCGGCGCTGGCCGTCGCCGGCGCCGGGCTGCAGGGCGTGAGCCGCAACCCGCTGGGCGACCCCGGCCTCCTGGGCCTGAACGCCGGCGCTTCGGCGGGCATCGTGATCGGCCTCGGCTGGTTCGGTGCCGCCACCAGCTGGGAGATGGGCACCGCCTCCCTGGCGGGCACCCTCGTCGCCGCCGCGCTCGTCTTCGGACTGAGCCAGATCGGCGGCACGACCCCCACCCCCGTGGGCCTGACCCTCTCCGGCGCTGCCGTGAACGCCGGATTCATCGCGCTGACCTCGGCGATCGTGCTGACGCACTCGGACATTCTCGACCGCTTCCGCTACTGGAACATCGGCTCCGTCTCGCGCGCCGATGCCGCCGACCTCTCCGCCGCCCTGCCGCTGATCGCGGTGGGGCTGGGGCTCGTGGTCTTCGGCTCCTCCGGGCTCAACGCCATGGCACTGGGCGACGACCTCGCCCACGGGCTCGGCGTGGACCTGCGCCTGCAGCGCCTGATCGTCTTCCTCGGCGTCGTCCTCCTGGCCGGATCCGCCACCGCAGCCGCCGGCCCCATCTCCTTCGTAGGCCTGCTGATCCCGCATGCGATCCGCCGTCTGGTGGGCGGGGACTACCGCTGGATCGTGGTCCTGTCCCTGCTGCTGGGCCCTGCGCTGCTGCTGCTGGCCGATGTCATCGGCCGCGTCATCGCACCGCCCCAGGAGGTCTACGTGGGCATCATGACCGTCGTCCTGGGCGTGCCCGTCCTGCTGGTGCTGCTGCGCCGCGGCAAGGGGGTGTCGCTGTGA